Proteins encoded by one window of Puntigrus tetrazona isolate hp1 chromosome 25, ASM1883169v1, whole genome shotgun sequence:
- the tes gene encoding testin has product MEIEKEVKKITLGHEIGAGAACLKCKDKCEGFELHFWRKICRNCKCGVEDHDVLLETEENKKVGKLFEDTKYTGLIAKLKRDGIPSYKGNQVTICIPAAAVSTATPVPAASFIPGSSQISVPNTQPAYSPPAAGVYSPASSATDSSSAPGTGPTSAPGTGPSSAPGTGPSSAPGTGPSSAPGTGPSSAPGTGPSSAPGTGPSSAPGTGRPAASGPGHSAATTTKGPVAATTVVPSPTPVPAKTNVVKSVTYEWAPPGINQSLALRYMELLPPEQRPIAGTAGADYRKKQMAKQLPDHDQDPERCHELSPGEVKQMQQYVRKYKDEALGMGDITLPEEMGQHAGMAGEKGPQGLGAGGKPGTSGDKGDAIATMGKVGAQGAAGMSPAGPAGNYSCHRCQLPMKKGEPAVYAERAGYDKLWHPACFVCCTCSELLVDMIYFWKKGQLYCGRHYGDSEKPRCAGCDELIFSNEYTQAEGHNWHLKHFCCFDCDCVLAGETYVMENEKPVCKPCYMKNHAVCCVACQNPIEPEAQRVSYGEHHWHAEPQCFQCSCCSKCLMGQRFMAMQGMLLCSMECKKKIMAS; this is encoded by the exons AAAGATTTGTCGAAATTGCAAGTGTGGCGTTGAGGACCATGACGTGCTGCTCGAGACTGAGGAGAATAAGAAGGTGGGGAAGCTTTTTGAGGACACCAAGTACACGGGCCTTATAGCCAAGCTGAAGAGAGATGGCATCCCGTCTTATAAAGGCAACCAAGTCACCATCTGCATCCCTGCCGCCGCCGTCAGCACTGCTACTCCTGTTCCTGCTGCCAGCTTTATCCCCGGGTCCAGCCAGATCTCTGTTCCCAACACCCAGCCTGCTTATTCCCCACCTGCTGCTGGAGTTTACTCTCCTGCTTCCTCTGCAACAGACTCCTCTTCTGCCCCGGGAACAGGCCCCACTTCTGCCCCGGGAACAGGCCCCTCTTCTGCCCCGGGAACAGGCCCCTCTTCTGCCCCGGGAACAGGCCCCTCTTCTGCCCCGGGAACAGGCCCCTCTTCTGCCCCGGGAACAGGCCCCTCTTCTGCCCCGGGAACAGGCCCCTCTTCTGCCCCGGGAACAGGCCGCCCTGCTGCATCAGGACCAGGCCATAGTGCTGCCACCACAACTAAAGGCCCTGTTGCTGCCACTACTGTTGTTCCATCTCCTACCCCAGTGCCTGCCAAAACGAATGTGGTTAAGTCCGTTACCTATGAATGGGCTCCACCTGGGATCAATCAAAGCTTG GCTCTGCGATACATGGAGCTTCTGCCTCCGGAGCAGCGGCCCATCGCTGGTACGGCGGGAGCAGATTACCGCAAGAAACAGATGGCCAAACAGCTTCCCGACCACGACCAAGACCCCGAGCGCTGCCACGAACTCTCGCCCGGCGAGGTTAAGCAAATGCAGCAGTACGTCCGCAAGTACAAGGACGAGGCGTTGGGCATGGGTGACATCACCCTGCCCGAAGAGATGGGACAACACGCAGGTATGGCTGGGGAAAAGGGTCCTCAAGGCCTCGGGGCAGGAGGGAAACCTGGGACTTCAGGAGACAAGGGTGACGCTATTGCTACAATGGGGAAAGTTGGCGCCCAGGGGGCTGCTGGGATGTCACCCGCTGGACCTGCTGGTAACTAT TCATGTCACCGCTGCCAGCTGCCCATGAAGAAGGGTGAGCCGGCCGTGTACGCAGAGCGGGCAGGCTACGATAAACTCTGGCACCCCGCGTGCTTCGTGTGCTGTACCTGCTCCGAGTTACTGGTGGACATGATCTATTTCTGGAAGAAGGGTCAGCTGTACTGTGGCCGTCATTACGGAGACAGCGAAAAGCCTCGATGTGCAGGGTGCGATGAG CTCATCTTCAGTAATGAGTACACCCAGGCTGAGGGCCACAATTGGCACCTGAAGCACTTCTGCTGTTTTGACTGTGACTGTGTGCTGGCTGGAGAGACCTACGTCATGGAGAATGAGAAGCCTGTTTGCAAACCCTGCTACATGAAGAACCACGCTGTG TGTTGTGTGGCCTGTCAGAACCCCATCGAGCCCGAGGCTCAGCGTGTGTCGTACGGAGAGCACCACTGGCACGCCGAACCCCAGTGCTTCCAGTGCTCCTGCTGCTCCAAGTGCCTTATGGGCCAGCGCTTCATGGCCATGCAGGGCATGCTGCTGTGCTCCATGGAGTGCAAGAAGAAGATCATGGCCTCCTGA